Proteins encoded together in one Anopheles darlingi chromosome 3, idAnoDarlMG_H_01, whole genome shotgun sequence window:
- the LOC125954086 gene encoding spondin-2, with protein sequence MCSKLVLVLAIVVAVTAARLVTVSGATVGEGTLVTGESCRQTGVLVFYRIKLVTSWSKKLFPKHYPEFRPPPHWSMTFGQTHNASFRLYEMKQAASVPVATFAETGQIAPLEESLAQQQDVLFDEFRLPKIRKGKGASEATFFVDGQHSSVSFMTKIVPSPDWFVGLDSFNLCSRGRWIDRMTVPLHPLDAGTSSGLTFTSPKWPTNPPGMIEQITARYPLHFASSFFYPEVKHLPPIAHVTFTKIKEYVNHNNVHKKVKRLKHKQRSKLVKKLSQETSTVISGYGGGSGGYAENAVVDETLNAADCRVSEWTAWSPCSHSCGLGKRNRIRSVLQTSRPGGRECPPLSETQWCGSARQCTVQDSYFRW encoded by the exons ATGTGCAGCAAactggtcctggtgctggcaATCGTCGTGGCCGTGACCGCCGCCCGGCTCGTGACGGTAAGCGGTGCCACCGTCGGCGAAGGGACACTGGTTACCGGAGAAAGCTGTCGCCAGACGGGGGTGCTCGTTTTCTATCGCATCAAGCTCGTTACCAGCTGGTCGAAGAAGCTGTTCCCCAAGCATTACCCAGAATTCCGGCCACCGCCCCACTGGAGCATGACGTTCG GTCAGACGCATAATGCCAGCTTTCGGTTGTATGAGATGAAGCAGGCCGcttcggttccggtggcgACCTTCGCCGAAACGGGTCAGATCGCACCGTTGGAAGAATCGTTggcccagcagcaggacgtACTGTTCGACGAGTTTCGGTTGCCGAAGATCCGCAAGGGAAAGGGTGCCAGTGAGGCCACCTTCTTCGTTGATGGACAGCACTCGAGTGTTTCGTTTATGACGAAAATCGTTCCCTCACCGGACTGGTTCGTCGGGCTTGACTCTTTTAAT CTCTGTTCCCGAGGACGTTGGATAGACAGGATGACCGTACCGCTGCATCCACTTGACGCCGGTACCAGCAGCGGACTGACGTTCACGTCACCCAAATGGCCAACCAATCCGCCGGGTATGATCGAACAGATAACGGCCCGCTATCCGCTACACTTtgccagcagcttcttctaTCCGGAAGTGAAGCATCTTCCACCGATCGCCCACGTTACGTTCACCAAG ATTAAAGAATATGTCAATCACAACAACGTGCACAAGAAGGTGAAACGGCTTAAGCACAAGCAGCGCTCGAAGTTGGTGAAGAAGCTGAGCCAAGAGACATCGACGGTGATCAGTgggtatggtggtggttccggcgGGTATGCAGAGAACGCCGTGGTCGACGAAACGCTGAACGCAGCCGACTGTCGCGTGAGCGAGTGGACGGCCTGGAGTCCTTGCAGTCACTCGTGTGGGCTGGGTAAGCGGAACCGTATTCGTAGCGTCCTGCAAACATCACGTCCTGGTGGCCGTGAGTGTCCACCGTTGAGCGAGACGCAGTGGTGCGGTTCCGCGAGGCAGTGTACCGTGCAGGACAGTTACTTCCGGTGGTGA